In Chthoniobacterales bacterium, a single genomic region encodes these proteins:
- a CDS encoding peptide ABC transporter substrate-binding protein, whose translation MARLIFIAFLLCAGCSPQKRADLVFLNGAEPETLDPALITGQPEGRVANALFEGLLTFDQHGKPQPGMAENWEISGDGKTYTFTLREGLVWSDGRPLTAQDFVASWRRTLDPATASEYAYQLHYIKNAKAFNEGTLKDFGQVGVSAPDDRTLRVELENPTPFFLDLCAFVTLLPVPTHVIGEHGDNWIKPGNLVGNGAYLLESWRLNDRIRLRKNPRYWNAKSVALDAIDVIPVSKANTAFNLYASGQADLMMDKGLVPPALLSEIKKRDDFHAAPFLGTYFLRYNCAKGAFTDPRVRRAFSLVIDKKSIVDRITRAGELPAGSFVPPGAGGYEPCDECGTKDTAEAKRLLAEAGYPDGKGFPMVNYLYSEGELNEAIAVELQSMWRRELGVNVQLLRQEWKVYLRSLSTLDYDIARSSWVGDYPDPNTFLDMFVTGGGNNRTGWSDPRYDRLIGEAAAELDPAKRHAILREAEKILVCEQMPVCPLYFYVGIQLYDDEGLAGIEGNVLDEHPLKSMYWRK comes from the coding sequence ATGGCCCGCCTGATTTTCATCGCTTTCTTGCTCTGTGCGGGATGCTCGCCGCAAAAGCGTGCCGATCTGGTTTTTCTCAACGGGGCCGAACCGGAGACCCTTGATCCTGCTCTCATCACCGGCCAGCCGGAAGGGCGCGTGGCCAACGCGCTGTTCGAGGGGCTCCTCACATTCGATCAGCACGGGAAACCGCAGCCCGGGATGGCCGAAAATTGGGAGATATCCGGGGACGGCAAGACATACACGTTCACTCTGCGCGAGGGCCTGGTGTGGAGCGACGGGAGGCCGCTGACCGCGCAGGACTTCGTCGCCTCGTGGCGCCGCACGCTGGATCCGGCCACGGCGTCGGAATACGCTTACCAGCTGCACTACATCAAAAACGCCAAGGCCTTCAACGAGGGGACGCTGAAGGACTTCGGTCAGGTCGGCGTCTCCGCGCCCGACGACCGGACGTTGCGTGTCGAGCTTGAGAATCCCACGCCGTTTTTTCTCGATCTGTGCGCTTTTGTCACGTTGCTGCCCGTGCCAACGCATGTGATCGGGGAGCATGGCGACAATTGGATCAAACCCGGAAACTTGGTCGGCAACGGCGCCTACCTGCTCGAATCTTGGCGGCTCAACGACCGCATCCGTTTGCGCAAGAATCCGCGTTATTGGAATGCGAAGAGCGTCGCCTTGGATGCCATCGACGTCATTCCGGTGAGCAAGGCGAACACGGCATTCAACCTTTACGCGTCGGGGCAGGCCGATTTGATGATGGACAAGGGCCTTGTTCCCCCGGCCCTGCTCTCTGAGATCAAAAAGCGCGACGATTTTCACGCGGCGCCGTTCCTTGGCACGTATTTCCTGCGCTACAACTGCGCCAAGGGCGCCTTCACCGACCCGCGCGTTCGGCGTGCTTTCAGTCTCGTCATCGACAAAAAGTCGATTGTCGATCGCATTACCCGCGCCGGTGAGCTGCCGGCCGGAAGCTTTGTCCCGCCGGGGGCGGGCGGTTACGAGCCCTGCGACGAATGCGGAACGAAGGATACCGCGGAGGCGAAACGGCTGCTGGCGGAGGCGGGATATCCGGATGGCAAAGGATTTCCCATGGTGAACTATCTTTACAGCGAAGGGGAGCTGAACGAGGCGATTGCCGTCGAACTCCAAAGCATGTGGCGGCGCGAACTCGGGGTGAACGTGCAACTACTGCGCCAGGAGTGGAAAGTTTATCTGCGCTCGCTGAGCACATTGGACTATGACATCGCCCGCTCAAGCTGGGTGGGCGATTACCCCGACCCGAACACATTTCTCGACATGTTCGTCACGGGGGGAGGAAACAACCGCACCGGCTGGAGTGATCCGCGCTACGACCGGCTTATCGGAGAAGCGGCCGCCGAACTGGACCCGGCGAAGCGCCACGCGATCCTGCGCGAAGCCGAAAAAATCCTCGTTTGCGAGCAGATGCCGGTGTGCCCGCTGTATTTCTACGTCGGTATCCAGCTCT